The window CTCCTGCGTGTTAGTTTCCCCATGTTCTGCTTGCTGAGCTCACTGGAGATAGCCAGGGGGTGAGGTTGGCTACGCACCTCCAGAGTGTTGGGGTCCAGCCGGGAGATGACGATGGCGCCCCTGGCCTTGCTGGTGCTGTATATCGCCCAGAGGCCCTTCTCGTCCGCGGCCAGGTCGATGTCGGTGTAGCCGCCCCAGGAGTAGGGGTACTGGCCGTGGAAGCCGGCGTGCGGCAGCTCGCGGCGCGCGGCCACGCTCTCGGTGGCCAGGTCGTAGCGCAGCAGCGTGCGGCTCCGGCGGCGCTGGTAGTAGAGCGAGCCGCGGTACAGCGCGGCGCCCGTGCTCTCCACCGGCTCCGGCAGCAGCAGCACCTTGGTGGGGAAGCCACGCGCCAGCTGCTCCTCGTCCTCGTAGCCGAACAGCTGGCGCACCTCGCTGCCCACCGTGTCGACGCGCCACACGGTCTCCGGGCCGTAGGGGGCCGCGGGGAAGGGGTCCTTCATCCACACGCCGTACTTGCCCGCGATGCTGTCGGCCTTGCGGTGGGTCTTCGGCTCTCCCACCCAGACGAGCTCGCCGCAGCCTGCGGAGAAGGGCGAGGGGGGAGAAGGAAGTACTGGCGGGACAGGGGGAGGAGACGCTGGGGCAGAGCACACTTCAGTCCCGTACACAGCTAGACAGTCTCGTGGCATGGGGAGCAAACAGGGTACACGGACCCTTCCGGACGCCCTGGCGAGAGACCGCCCAGGGAAATCAGGAGGGGTATTCACGGTTCTCCGGAAATTCCCAGGATCGTGGGGAGGAAGCTGTGGAGGACGGTCTGTGAGCTCCCTGCTGCTCTTGTTTCTGATGGAGCAGCTGCTTCAGCAGGGTTTTGGATCTGTGGGGGAGCTGTAGTGTGTGGCTATGCAGGAACGGCCATCAGCCTAGAATCCCAGTGCACAACAGTTTGGGCCATTGTGGATTGCTGCACTGCAGCCTGCAGCTTGTATATCTTAATGTACATGAATATATAGTTCTTTTCtgctatattattttaaattagcaTTAGGTGGGGCATCGATCTTTAAGTGTTTAGCCCTAGACTTAATGCACAGGGAGAGTTATTCTGTGGCCCCGCTGCGTGTGGGCAGGGGCTGGCGGCGCCGTACCTGTGTCGCCTTCAGCAGGGGCAGGGCCTGGCCCTGAGCCTGCTGGGAGGAGTCGAGACGCAGGCACCTCTGTCACCTCTGCCTTGAATTCCTGGTACCTTGGCACGCTGAAGTGCCAGGCGGGGtctgaaacacacacagagagagagaaagacagtCATACAGAGATGCACGAGGTAGGCAGGTTGTGAAACAACGATGGACAAGAGCAGACTGCGTCAGACTAACTACCCCACTTCTCTGGGCTCCATCACTCCCCTCGCTGTGATGGAAACGGGCAGAATTCCAGCTTTCAGGAGGCTGGCTGAAGCCAGAGAGCTGTTTTGGGTGTAGGAGTGGCCTGTGTGGCTAATGATTTCTCTGTAGAGATGCTGGCGTGTATAACGGATGTTGGCCTGtgcatggcagtgatgcagcagtCTGTACAGAGCCGGACTGAAAGAGCTCTGGCCCTGTGCGAATGCAGGGTCCAGTACCTCTCACCCCACTGGGGGATTCGGATGATCCTCTGGGCTGGGCCACCAGGCTGGACAATAGGTTAGATcctgtggagagagagagaggagaattGTAATAGATGCAGGGGGAGAAATCAAGTACAGGGCTCATGCAGAGTAACCCCCTCCCAGCACTGGCTCCACAGCAGTGATGCTCCAATTAGGTCGCTGACCCAACTGTGCAAACATAGAACTGCTGACACAGACCTGGAGCCcttgtgaaaaatatttaatgcaaatAAATTATGGAGCTCATCTCGATTGAGAAGATGAGGATGAAGCCCCTCCTTCATGCTGTAGCTCAAGCATGCCTGCTACTCTGGCTGAAAGGCAGGAATGCTCCAAGAGGAAACGTACACCTAAGGTGGGGGGGGCGCTGGGTCCCTACTGAACAGCTTTCCCAGCTGCTTTGGAGACTGGCAGActgaaccccccccccacccccccctccGGTGTAGTGAGCCACTACAGCTCCCAGGTGGCAATGTTGTCCCACTTCTCTGAGCCAGACTGGGCTCAAACCCCAGGAGGCAGTGCGAGTGTTCCCACAGCTGGGCGTGTTTACAATGACATCGCCACCCAGAACTACACAGTGTGCGGGCACCTGCTACAAACCACTTGCCCAACAACTGAAGAAAAAGCACATGAGGAGTTAATGACTAAAATACTTGCATGTGCAGATTTCATTTTTGTAATCTGTCACGTGTCTGGCGCATGTGCACAGAAGCAACATTTGCAAAAGCGCGTTGTTTTGGAAAACATTTCGAGTTGTAGCTGGTTCTATAAATGTTGTCATTACTGAATGCTTCGGCCTTTTTGAAGTTGGACATATCAGCCAGGTCTCTGGAGGGAGGGTGGTTTGTCTTGACTCACAGTCAGTTGGTAATGTTTAGCCTCAGATTAAAGTTTGACACTGACAAATGATGGAGAAATCAGTGATTAAACCCAGTTCTTATAAAACTGCAGCTAAGCTCCATGTGTGTGCTTGAGGCAGTCCTGTTCGGGATTGTATCGAACAGGATGGCCATCGGAACATCTGGAGCAGTGCTGCGGACCTTGATACTAACCATCTGGCATATGGCCTTTGTTGCCCTGGCAAGTTGTGTTTTCACTTGACAAGGGCCCTGGTATCTATTTCCTGCTTCCTGACCCCTTGAGCACAGGACATCCTTGGCCTCTCCCAACCTCTCTGACCTCTTTTACAGCCTTAGTGTCTGGAGCACAGCATGACCTCTCTAGGATAATGGTTCTATGGACTGATCTCTACCCTCCCCTGCCTTGACCGTCAGCTGCCCATCCTCCTCCCTCTGGCCTGGGAGGGTCTGCGCTCCGTGAGTAACAGCTGCATTCTGCCTGAAAGGAAACCCCAGGTTCCTGAAAAGATTACATCCGTTTCATGATGACAGGTTCATGATCCGGGTCTTTTGAACTTCAGCGCAATGCAGACGGCATTTCTAATCAATGTTTCAAGATGGCAAACATCTACTATGACTGAATCTGGAGTTCTGCACAGAGAGAGTTTACTACTGCATATCCCACTGGAAGTAAAACCCCCCCAATCAGTATAAAAGCTCCCTCAGTGCTGGCAGCGGTTTGTCTGAATGAATGAGTTCCAGGATTCTGTTTGCAGATCAGTACCGTGGTCTGTCTGTTTCAATCCCACATTGCACTCTGCTCAGCTGCAGCTCTGGCTCAACTCAGCACTGAGCTCTCTGCACCACGCTGGCTCCGTCTGTATCCCAGTCTAACCTGACCGTTAAGCCGCATCCTCATTAGTGCtcttgtttcttgcattagaacgGGCGCATCAGCTGATACTGATACCATGAGGAACCGCAGACAGATATAGGATGAGGCTGGACAATCTTCCAGAATCCATACAGTTTGTGTCCTTTGCATTCCTAATGATCGCCAAAACAACCCCTTTACAACATCTATGAGGCGATAAGAAGAAGATTTATCCAAAACAAACTCTCCAGAATAATTGGAAGAAATTCAGTTCCTTATTCCTGACATCAGATGTGTGCTGTTCTCTGGCTGCTAGTCCAGCTCCCCTCCCTGGTCATTCTCAATCTGTCACTGTCCTCCGGGACCTAAGATGTGCCCTCCTCAAACCTGCAGAACCCACAGCGGGGAGCTGGAGCTGCGACTGGCCAGGGACATCAGGGCTGGTCAGCGAGAGGGACTCCAGCAGACCCACCAGCCTTGCCGTAGGGACAATCGGCTCTACCCCGAGTCTCGCATCCGCCAGGCTGGGGTTCGAATCTGCACTCGACTTGCTCAAAGCCATCACGACCACCGCGCCCTTCCACCACCCCCAGACCTGCCAACGCGGACGGGACGCCTGTTCAGGGACGACACCTGGCAATGCAGGGCAACAGTCTCGGAACCTTTTTATTAACATCTGAGCGGGCAAGGATCCAGAACATTGCACGGGGTGTGGGAATGACGCTCATGTCCACAGTACGAGACCTCCGAGACAGAGGGGGTGAGTGTGACCTCTGGGGACGCGAGAGCAACACCTGCATGAGCTTTCACACCTGTCACACTGCTGTCAGTGAAGCGCACAGCCTCTCGCACACGACAATCGCtttttcccctctctccctctctccccgccCGTTTGCCTCTGAGCTGCTTCATCTCCCTTTCTGCCCCGGCTGCTCGACTCTCTCCGTACTCACCGCTGGGGGGTCTCTGGCCGCTGTCCTGCAGCGTGGCGGCCTGGGGGGCGCACTCTCCGGCCTGCAGCTTCTCGTTCTCCCTCCTCAGCGCGTCCAGCGCCCGCTGCAGCTCCTGCACCTGCCTGTCCAGCCCATCTCTGGCTCTCTGCAGCTCCCTCTTCTCCTGCAGCGCCTGGCTGTACGCCGCCTGCAGCCCCCTCTGCCCCCGGGCCCCCTCCTCGCTGCCCCCTGCCCAGCGGCTCGCCAGCGCCTCCAGCAGCGCCATCCGCGTCTTCAGCCCGTCCAGCTCCTGGCGCTGCAGCGCCCCCTCCTGGCCGGGGGGGGAAGGGCAGGTGCCCTCCTCAgggcttggcacggtgaaggTGTAGTGGCAGCGCCCGTTTTGGTCGTTACCCCTCCGCAGCGTGGCGCTGCTCTGCGCCAGCCCCCCGCCCCACAGcaggcaggacagacacacgGCCGCCGGCAGCCACATGCTCGACACAGGGCCCGTCTCCTGCCCTGCACCTGTGCCACTCTCTGCCtcgctccctctctcctctcttcctgCCCTTGTCCTGCTCTTCTTCACTGAGCTTTCTGCTGCGTCAGTGAGAGCTCAGCGCCCTGTCTCTGCACCTGACTCCACACTCCTCCCCGGTTCCCCCTGCCTCTCTCTGCGTGTacctgccttgtctctctccctccctctgtggcGCACTGGAGCTATCCCTGATCTGTCCTGACCTGTCCTAGCTCCAGACACTCTGAGCGCTCGCAGGCAGATCAGGAGATATTTATACATCTGGGAGGGCGGGACGGTGAGGGCGAAGGAGGGAGGCGGGATGCTGTGTTTTGGGATTGCCGAGTGACAAGAACATTCCAGAGCAGTGTTTGGGAGCTCTTAAAGCAACAgtgtttctctgtgtgtgtgttgtgaggGTTATTGTGTCTGAGTATCCACTGTCATTTCATGCACATCAGTTCATGCATTTTTGAAGGAAAAAGGGGATGCATCCACACCATACCTTTAACTGTATATTCCTTAGTTATTTTGGTTAAATCAAAATGTTGAAACCTATTCCATTTTTCCTATCGCTAGTTTATAAACTGTTCTAGTTGCAGAAATTGCTGAAGATTGATGGATTGCTAATTTAAAAGCCTAAACAACTCAATTCAATGCATTGCTGTGCATAGTAATATAAGAAAGTACTGATCCAGGTGAATATTGCCCGTCCAGCTAAACGAGCAAACTGGATTAAATGCTAAAGCTCATTACCAAGCAACAGTTACCAAGGGTTACATATAGAGAGAAGTAGATTAcaatttgtactttttttggcttctttgaagaaatCTAGTAGCAATCATGACATTGTGTATCTGGATAGTTCGAAAACCTTTGACAAGGTTCACCATGAGACTCGTCCTTCAATTAATGGTGCACAGAGCAGATGGACTCCAATCTGGCCCCAAGGtaggacagagaggagacatTTCTGGGATGGACGGGGAATACAGTGGAGTCCCACAGGGCTCAGTGCtcggaccactgctcttcctaaaACTCACACGGATCGTGTCGATTTGCATAAAAATGATGGATGATACAGAGCTTGGGTGAATAACCAACATCCAgcgcaaaagtaaaaaaaggcaGACAGAAAGCCTGTTTATGTACCAAGAATTGCAGTATAGAAAGAAGTCTTTCTTAAACTGCAGTGCTCTAAAGTAACATGGATCATTTCAGGGCTGGAGGCAAGGCACTATGAGAACccttttttctgttctctgtgTAGATGTCCAAGAGGAGGCTTGACTGAGGTATGTTTGGGGAGCAGAACAAGGTAGAAACTGGTTAGAAGCAATAAGTAGAAAAACCTTTTTTACACACAGTAAATTACTGACTCATGGAATATGCTTTACGTTGTGGCGACAGAGACCCAGGGAACTCTCAAGTCATTgccttatttttttgttgtgttgtaaaaagtgcagaaaagtCAGACCTGGGAACTCTTCTGAAATCTGAAAGGCCTTTCTGCCTCAGACAGACAGTTAAACTAAAGAAACACATCATCTACAGCAGATTAACTTGAAATTGatttcaaacaaaattaaaacatttacgtGTTTCCTTTATTGAATCATGTCTGCGAAGTGAAGAATATTCTCAGATTCCAATTCATTCCCTTCCAGCCCCATGTTGTGTTGACAGGCTGGGTGTCTTGAATATTCAATCTTGACAGACCCTTAACTATAAATCCAAGGGTGTTGTAAACAAGGTATTGTTTACAGACAGCTTTGCATAAACAGAACCATGTTGTTAGAAGTTTCAGATTGGATTGAATTTTAATGTCAGTAAGATCATAGCCTGATTTATGTGCTTAACTTGTTGGAAAATAACTTGGCTGCATGTCGGAGCAGACCTTGTGCTGAGATTAAACGTTGTGCTGAGATTTTTTATAACAGACCAAAGCAGGATTTGTTTGAATTTCATCGGAATGAGCTGTACTAAAATGCAGCTGTACTGTCCATGACAAAGGCTGTTGTCTGTGGCGGACGAAATGAAGGAAACGCATTCTTTTTTGGTATGAAAAATGTTCATCTGTAGGTCCCACACACCTTTTCAATGTCACGTCTGAAGCTAATTTAAATTGAAGGGTACACCAAACAGTGTCTAAGTCTAGTTGTGAtgatcttttgtttttcaaaatgtaaatgtagttcCTTCCAAATAACTACAAATTCAAATAATCCTAATCTGTTACACGTGTGGAGTAGTGCAGGGGATTACATTACATCACCACTTCCCTTCAGCACCTGCTAACCTGCACTGTGGCATGGCGTGTGCTCAGGGAGGTGTTGTGCTGTGCAGTGCCTGACTGATTAATATCTCTtgttgcgttttttttttcccaagcaCCAGAGGGATCTTTCGGACTGCTCTGCCCAGAACTGCACAGGAATGTCAGGGCGCCAGTGTTTGGGAATTCTGGAATATGCCCGCCGTGGGGAGCTGGGGATTGGATTTCCAGTTTGGGGAAGGTATGCCCAGAGGGGCAGCTGAAGGAGTGTCCTGTTACTGGGCAGAGAGAGCCAGCTCTTTGGCAGCGTGCTGGAACAGGGGCTGAAGCCTAGTGCCTTTCTCCCCGGAGTCACTCTGACTTGGCCTGTTTCCCTCGTCCACACCTCCTCTTCCGACCACGCTGAGCTTTCTGGGACCCATTCTGTTCTTCATCTTCCTCCTCTCTTCCGttctgtcctgttttttcttgaaGTCCTTCAATTCCACTGCTGTGACAAAACTCTTTATGACCTCTTAGAAGGGCATTTTTTGATAGTTTGTACTGTTCGTTCAGCAGCATTAAATGAATTCTGCGTGCAGCCCACTGTAGACGCTGCTTGTGCCATTGCTGTCCGTCTCCTCATCACTGATGAACCCGCCGTGTCGCTGGGTGACAGTCCTGGACCGCAGTGGCTCCACTGTGTTTGGaagtgctggacacagagagggcAGTACATACAGTGACAAATTCAGGTCTCAAGATCCCACTTATTAATAGTCCAGGACGTCTCCTCTCTGCACATTCCTTCACTCGGGGTTTGTGTGTATCCCCTCTGGGTAGGGGGACAGTTTAGTACTGCCCCCTTGTGGGAATGAGGAGCGGCGGTCTCTGCCTGCCCAGTGCAGAGCGAGTCAGCTCAAGAGACGCCCACTCAGAGCCCAGGAGGGAGATGATTGTTTTCACTTACTCCTCGCTTGAGTCTTCATGTTATTTTCTCTTCATCTGTTTTTCTGCATAAAATATCTCCTGGACCCTCACCTTCTTCCTTCCCTGCATTTTCCCACTGTCTTTGTCTCTCCAACCTCCCCTCTGTCTGCCAGCTCCTTCCTCTTTGTCACCATTTCCCTGAGTGCACTGCTGTGGGTCAGAGCCCAGGTCCTGCAGTAATTACTTTTTGGTCCTGCTTGCCCTCTTGTTCCCTGACACTTGCCTCATAGGCTTGTTTTTGTGGAGCTGTCACTCCGGCCTGAGGtaggatttacagtatattgctgctATTATAGTTTTAATGGGCTCTGAGCTCATTAAACAAGTAGTGTAACAAATACTCTTTATAGGGGCAGCAGATGTGCCCTACTAAGAGTGCAAGGCAGGTCTGTAAACACACGGCCCTGAAGTCACATGCCTTCAGCCTGACTAGAAAGAACATCAACAAAGAATAaaaggagggagggaggcagaGAGACTGAGGGGGGGGACATTCAGTAACATTAGCAGactgctctcctccctcagGAATTAGGTAATGGTTGTACACATTCTCACAGAGATCAAAAAGGTGTGCTGGATTTGCCAAGTGTTATGTTTAAAAAAGCGACACCATTTTTACTTCCAGCTGTGTCCACACCCTACGCCGTTCATGGGAATACAGCTATTCACCACAAAGCTGGCTCGCAGGCCGAGCTTAGATTTCCGGAACTGGGAAAACACCTGCTTAGCATTATTAAAGCAGAGCAATGTTTTTGTGTACTGGATCAGTGGTCCTTTCACGCCAAGAAAGCTGCAAAACAATGCTTTCATAAAAGCAGCCGGCTACAGTTTGCTGCCCAAAGGGAGCACATGGTCATCACTTGGGCCCATACATCCCAGGCAAACGATTTTCATGTTCATCCATTCACTTTGAAAGTGGACCCAGGACCAGGAAGAAAATCAGCTGGAGGACACAGCTGCTGTCTGAGGGAAAGGAAGAGCAAAGCAACTGTGACGTCAGTGTCTCACCAAGAAACAGGAGGCGTGTTCCTGAGccctagacatacagtatacatgtctGTGCAGCAATGGGAGAGCCTGGTGACCGTAGGGCAGCAGTGATCTTCAAGTCCCAAGAAAAGATGGGCAGCGGCCTGCACTAGTCAAAGCACCCAGAAAGGGGCAATTTGGAACAGCCACTCAAAGTTAGCCTGCTGTGTTTGGTAGGGTTCCACTTCCCACAAGCACAGTCACCCAGGTAACAGTAGAATCAGCTGCTTTACCATGGTACCAGGAGGGTCCACTGAACATATAGTACACAGCAAAAACTATGGGGATTAATGactctctttcacattttaatcgGGAAACCGGACCCACTTCCAGTCTGTCAGATCCAGAGTAGTGAAAACAATGTCTCAGGGAGAACGGGATGCTGGAAATACACCTGCTTTCCTTCCGTCTCCTGGTCCACATGGCCTAGTGCAGACGAATGTGAGCTGGGGACACCAGACTGCGAAGAGAAATATTGGAACCGACCGCACAGTGGACTATGCAGATCTGTAATCGAAAAGCAGTAACAATGTAATCCAATAGGTCCTGGAGACACGAGGCATCCTGGTTAAGAACAGGCTGTTCTGGAGCAGCCGGCCCCATCCGCACCAGCTGCAGCAATCGCCCAGCTCCTCACCCTCTCCTCTAAGGTCAGAAAGAGACAGATCCTGAAGCAGTCGCTTTAAATCACTTTATTCCAAAGAAACACATTAAACAAGTCACAGTTCACAAACACATTAACGTCCTGAAATATATGCACTGAGgagatatatacatataaattaaaaatgataaagatTAGATCCTAATTTACAATTTTTTCAGATATATTTATGAATTGAGAAAGGGAATGTTAGACCCATCTTATCATCTTAACACCATGCGATGGGCTTAATATTACCCCATCGTGTCTGGCTTTAGAGGTCCCTAGCCCAAGCACACCCTCAGCCAATCAGTCTCACAAACACTGCAGCTATACATTAAACATCACCGTGTAACCTGGAATAACCCCAGTAATTACTACAGCTCCTGCACTATCTTATTTTATACTTTAAGACACACCCGCCTGCCCCACTAACACAGCAGCAGATAGTGATGAACTAGACTATTTTCCCTGTTTAAAGGAGAGGCTAATAAAACAGCCTACATACATATAAGACCCAATCCTGCATATTGCATGTTTATATCCAGATGAAAAAAGCTCATTTTGAccaaatatgagtctgaaaggATTCAACATATAGTATTCAAGCTAGGGGACCCTGGTTTGCCTTTCCATCCACCCTAAAGTTACAAAAAGCACACAGTCCATTACTGCATCTGGCCCAAACAGATCTGAGGGAGTCAGTGCTCAGTATGAACGCAACCAGGTCCCTCCACTAACCTCCGAAGTGCCGCAGGTCAGCTGCTAGTCTGGACTGGCTGGGGAGTCGGCTTGTAAAAACCACTCACTGCTCCTGAACCCAGACAGCTGTCCCCAGTGGTCCACACCCTCCCCTGCTCTCAAAACCATAGCCTCCAAAGACAGACTGCAGATGGTACTGTGGTACTTCACCAAGCAGACCTACAATACGGACAAGCACACATCAGCTCACAGGCACCCTCCCTCTCAAACAGGCCCAAAGTGTGTTTTCCATGAAAGGCAAATGTTGAAGACTTCTGTGAATCTCTGAAGAGGCAGGGAGTTGAATCAAAGCACCTAAATCAGTGGAATATAATTAGAAAAGGATCCATCCCCAAAAGCTGGAGCAGACAGAAATCGCTGTGCTGTGGAACACAGGAAGTGAGAGTTGGTCAGGGTAAAAGCAGTTCCTGCTCTTCCAACAGCATGCTGTTCCCGTGATCCCTTTGGCCCTTGGGAAGTGGTACTGGACTGTCCCACTGCACGGGAAAGGTAGGATATCAGTCTTCGGTCTCCAGGGCTGTGCgcaggggagaggggggaggagggaggagatGTGGATGGGGGAGACGAGAGATGGTTCTTCTCTCCTGCTGAACTGCAGAATCTCCCTGCTGCCCCTCTCCCACTCTTCCACTAGTGGTACTTCAGGATAACAGGAACTAGAGAGAGGGAAGAGATGGAGAATCGGTTTCCTGGGTGTGAATAAGTTCATGTCGTGTGTCAGCTGTGCGGGTGCCTGACAAGGCTATGAATGTATCTGTAAACTTGGTCTGGATGAAAGAATGGCCACATTGTGTCCAGAAGGGCAGGATCTTGCAGCTGATATAGATGTCCATCGTCCTTCACCTGCTAAAAGGCTGGAAAAAGGGCAACGGTGCCCTTTTATGTGTAATTAAATGAAGTAGTGAGGAACTCAAGCCGGATCAGTAATGTTAAGCACTGCAGTCCTTGAAAAGCAGACTTTTCCACCCCAGCTACATGTGGGAGGTGTCAAAACTTACATTTCAAGATGGCTTCTACTTCCGttcatttttaactgttttggGGGCTTAGGCGGCTGAAACTCAGTAGTTCTTGGGCTTTTGAAATTAACAAAGGAGTGAATTTCCATTTCCAAGAAAACAACTAATAACATAGGAAAGGTTATAAACGAGAGCAGCCtactatattaataatatagatATTAATAATAGCACATTGATCCGGGAATCTCGCTCTCCAATTTCCGATAGGATTGCAAAGATCCCTGCAGCTTCCTGATTTCAGTCATAACCACGCAAAACCAAGAGCTCTGTGTATTTAGTACGTCTTCAATGCTGGGGTCCTTGGTCTGTTTGCAGGGTTATTGGGTGTGTCAACACAGTGAAAGAGAGGCTCACCTATGATGATTAGCAGCACAATGACCACGACCAGAGCGATTATTGCCTTCATCTGTGAAGGTGGGAAAAGATTGATTcagaattacttttaaaaaaaagtatgagAAAAAGGTCAACAATACAAAGCAAGAACAAACATACCTGTACAGATCCATAAGTAATGGATCATGCTTTAAATCTGGCATCGATTAGTTACATCCTAGGACAGATACTTCCACAAACTGATCACCCCATAGTGGAGAAATGTGACCAATCAATCACATTACAGCACAGAAGCACACAGAGACGAAACGCAccacagaacagaaaaagacTCTAGCACGGAAATGTGAAAAGCCAGTCCCAGGACAGCACAGGCAGGAGGAACCCAGCCACACTACAGCTCAGGAATGCAATCCGACACTAATCATGTCATCAGAGACGAGGAGAGAGCCCTCACCTTGCAGTCTCGCCACCACATCCTCCTGTGTAGCTGCTTGGCGCGGCTGCTGAAGGCCGAGGCATTGTCAGACAggctctctgcacaggagcAAACAGACAGccgggtcagagcgcaggagcGCAGAGCACAATCAAGAACGCACACGGCATTTTCCTTCTCACTTACCGTTTGGTAGCAATAACCTTCTTTTGTGCATCCTTAAAATGTTGCACACTGGTACACTTTCGACATGGGCACTATCTACTTTGAGATCTTGTGTTTCCATAAGGCCTATGTATCTCTGGACAGGCTTTATGTATGTATCTGTGGATATTTCTACATGACCTAGTTGGgggtacaatttcttgtatttactGTGCCAGCACTTCCAGCCCCAGCGCATCTTTGTGGACAAGGCAAATAATCTAACTGGTCTTTTCTTGCCCCTGTGT is drawn from Lepisosteus oculatus isolate fLepOcu1 chromosome 9, fLepOcu1.hap2, whole genome shotgun sequence and contains these coding sequences:
- the myoc gene encoding myocilin codes for the protein MWLPAAVCLSCLLWGGGLAQSSATLRRGNDQNGRCHYTFTVPSPEEGTCPSPPGQEGALQRQELDGLKTRMALLEALASRWAGGSEEGARGQRGLQAAYSQALQEKRELQRARDGLDRQVQELQRALDALRRENEKLQAGECAPQAATLQDSGQRPPSGSNLLSSLVAQPRGSSESPSGVRDPAWHFSVPRYQEFKAEVTEVPASRLLPAGSGPGPAPAEGDTGCGELVWVGEPKTHRKADSIAGKYGVWMKDPFPAAPYGPETVWRVDTVGSEVRQLFGYEDEEQLARGFPTKVLLLPEPVESTGAALYRGSLYYQRRRSRTLLRYDLATESVAARRELPHAGFHGQYPYSWGGYTDIDLAADEKGLWAIYSTSKARGAIVISRLDPNTLEVQRSWETNIHKQSVANAFMICGTLYTINSYTSPDTTVNYSFNTESGLSKPVAVPFRNRYRYNSMVDYNPTSRKLYAWDNFHMVSYEVRLESH